Part of the Desulfatiglans anilini DSM 4660 genome is shown below.
GCAGACGCCGCCCGTGAACCGAAAACTCCTCATTTCCCGATTGAAAACCCGCCTGTGCCGTACGATGCATTTCCGTCGGAATGGGCGGTCCTTTGAGGGGCTATTTGCGCGGCGTACTCCCCTGTGAAGCGCAGATTCAGCGACCGCGTGTTCAGGTCGCTCAGATGGCGCAGAAAAAGTTCCCTCCCGATGGGGTCGACATGCCCGAGGCAGGTTGTATGGATGAAAATCTGCTGCGAACCGCAGCCGAGGCTCTGAAGGGTATGAAGCAATTCGCAGGCGGAGCCCTTGTCGAAATCCCCCTCCAGCCTGAGATGCAGATTTTCGCTGTTTCGATGAATCATGATGTGAAAACGGTTGCCCATAAATGGTTCCCTCCCGATTGCGGATAGGGTGGATATCCCGACCATGCGGCGCGCCGACTCGTTATTCCGGTTCCCCTGGAGGGCTTTCCCCTCGGTTCCGCCGCCGGTCTCGGGGGCCTTTGGGCAGCCTGCCGCCGGCTTGCTGCCACCGCTTTCCTGCAGGCTCCTGTGAAAGCGCGCCTCCGTGGCCGGTTCGAAGAGTTGAGCGTCCCTGGAAATCATTTTGAAAAAGCCCCCGTATGCTTAGATGCGAGCGCATCGGAAGCCGATAAGGCCGTGCATGGAAGCCGCCCTTCCCGCCCCCGGTTGCAAAGGACGCGCTTGACAGTGCGTTTGAGTTTCCCGAGGTTCAGGCTTCCCACCAGGTAATTGTGGGCCGAGACCCACCGGGGCGGGAGGTCCAGCCACGGCTGGTCCGTGAAGAGGATCGCCGGCAGCCGGG
Proteins encoded:
- a CDS encoding response regulator, which translates into the protein MNRILLVGDERPVRILLKDLLIEEGYDVLGCQEPAGLDRLIEQNGPDLLVWHISPRYAEGLYWLQRIRGNHPRLPAILFTDQPWLDLPPRWVSAHNYLVGSLNLGKLKRTVKRVLCNRGREGRLPCTALSASDALASKHTGAFSK